CAGTTCTGCTCGAACTCATATTGATCCTCAATTTATATGCAGAAATATATGttcattaaaaattttaaaagatgctattgttggatttttttttaatttgattcttTTGATCAGCTTATTGTTGGATTTTATTACTTTCAGACTTTTCTAGAAGAGTTTTGAACTACGGTCAAGTTTTTTCTTGTGTAACTTTTCTACATAACAAGTTTCCTTAcatgatatatttattacttaaaaaagttaaatattcaAGCTTTCAGAGCCGTGATTAAGTGGATAGATTCTTAAATGATATGtagagatatatatagattagaATTTCATAATATATTTGTTGGATTTATTATTTTCAGACTTTTCTAGAAAAGTTTTTAAACTATGGTCCAAAAAAActgcaagttttttttatatattcgaaacagattttgttaacgaaatatTAATTACATATGCTTAAAATAATTGTGGTTatcaaaaataaacatatactaGCCGGTCTCAAGTGGGATATGAATCCTTCTTGAGCCAAGCACAAGCCTGCATAATGAAGGCTTGTCAAGCTACCAAACTTGAGCTCAGATCAGCTTATTCGCAGTCCTACATCCGATCATGTAATCTCACATCAGCTGCCGATGGGTCAAAGAAGCCACCTACTGTATCAACATAAGGGATGTCACTAACCAACTTAAAGCCGGCTACGTATCCTACAGGTTAAGTGAACTCTATGCAATCGAACGAATCATTGAGCTTACTTCAGATTACATACGAATTAACCAATACCATGTAAGCCAGATAAAAAGTCCAATATGAACTAGATGTAAATGAATGTAAGaagaaaaattatattaacAGCTTTGGGACTGGAATCTAAAGAAGCAGGTGCCACATATCTtctatatcaatattaatttgGTATCTAAAGTTATGATTTACCTGATACAGAGTCCAGTGCTAATAAGTCGTAATCTGAAACCAGCCCAACCTGCAGCAAAAGATGAACCTCTGAATACTTCTTAGGAGATGTTAGCAGAATTCGTGCAATACCATGCTCATCATTGatacaaaatgaaaaaatatattatttctgTTCCAGAAGAGAAGTCCTCATAGTAGAAAGCACCAGTTAACTAATCAGTATTATATTGAATGTTAAAAACTGGATTGTAACCGCTTCTAATTATGAATTAAAGAGGCGAAAAAGACGTTACCAGTTTCCAGTCATCGTCGATTACAGGAAACCCAGTTATCCTATGTGCGACAAGAGCTTCTAGAGCTGTTGGACGAAGATCAATTTAGAAGCAAGAGGATGAAAACCGACTTGATCTATATAATGTTGCTTTAAATTAACACAGCATTACCTTCATCTACAGTTGTTGTGGGCTTTACCACTTGTAACTCATCTTTCGTAGTCATAAAATCACCCACAATCAAGACTCCGTTTCTTGgctaaaacaaaaatgaaacttGTCAAAGttaccaaagaaaaaaaaaactctatgCCACTATTTAACCGTACATTATATGTATCCTGGGGTATGTAACCACTAACCACTACACGACCAgatattatatacatttgttgcAAGTATAACCCAACTCATTAAAAACATTTACATCTTCTTGATGCAAAACTACTCGCAAGGTAGTTCTTAACCTATCATGATTTAGAAACAGTGATTACGTTGTACAAGTAAATGATGGGTGAAAAAGCGCATCTGGTAAAGCATTCAAGATGCAAAAAGCCAAGTACTTGTAACATTTGTCAACACCCAGAACATAATTTGTAAAGGCAGCAATTTTTTAGTCTAAGTCAGTTAATTCTAACAAACTTCAAGGACCTACTTGCTTTTGCTATGCGATAATGGATCAACGAGCTATAAGCTATCTATCTAGACTcagggacggagccagaatAATTTTTGtaagggggcaaatttaaaagtcgtttattatatttattagagtcatCTCTAGggataaaagtttttaaaaaatgggcCCTGGCCCAAGAATAGAAAAATGGACTACTAAAAGAATTTCGTTAACGTCGGATTATCAACGACCAGGGTTGAGAATACCGGGTTTAGCATAGGTGAGTGTCGGCTATGTAAATATCTATCTTTTACATGAACATTATTGGTCTTTGCAATTTTGGAACAATGATATACAATTTAGCctgtacatatattttttacatgactattgtgattactattatatactaatttgaaaagaaaataacattttcagATACATCTATACATATTAAAGTATAGTATATTTacccaaacaaagaaaacacTTTCTTCGTGAACCCTTTAACTTTACCCCTCAAGTCACCTCTAACTTGGGAGAATCCACCATTGTTAAACCTCTCTTTTTCAActctattaaaaaacaaaacaactcAAGATTTTTACTCTATCTATAGAAactttatctcaaaactaatgttTCCAACATAAGTAACGTACTTTCAAAGAAGAAACTTATGACAACTACCGTGACATTTATTTGTAttcatttgtatgtattttctatttatatatatttcgaatatacctctaaaaattacattgtaccaaaattggaatggggGCAGTTGCCCCCACTGCCCCCAAGGTAAAACCGTCATTTAGTGATACGTCCGTATATAgaaaaactaaacatatttaTACGAAATATTATTTCCTACAAAATAAGCCATGACATACAGACGGAACGTTGACTAACTCTACTCATCCTatatcttctttttatcaaaattttgtAATCAGAGTTTTATGTTAAATTGATATCTGTGGTTTCTTTGAATCTATCTATCCAGTGGTTTCGTTTAAATTGCTTCTTCTGTCAGTACAATAtactgtatctatatctatctatagcTACTGCACACAAAGTGTTTGGCGAAATGCCTGAACGaataaaaatatttcatatatttaattgaaaaagaaaattgggATAAAAGGTGTTACCGGTACGGAATTACTGGTCAAGGTAGCTGATGCTGAGATGATGAAATTGGGTCTTCTAGGCGGTAAAGTCaaagtggaagaagaagaagaagaaaaggaggaGTGTGTGGAGAGAAGTGAGGGAGGGGATGAGATTAGACATGGAAGCTGACGGAGGAATAAGGCGGTGGTTGAACGGTGGAACTGATGAGAAAGGGATGAGGATAGGCGGTGGTGGTCTAGAAGCGTCGGAGCAATTGAGGCCATTATTATCAGACAAGACTGTCTTCTTCGATGAAGATGTTAGACAGATAATATGGGCAACTTTTTAGTTATCTTCCCCGTATACGGTATATTTAACTGTGGCGGAGATCCCACAGTATTTACtccatttctttttttctttttttttttaccattatgTTAAAAGAAGTTACATAAATGCAAAATTTATACCCGGTTAAGAATTCGGATGAGGGTAGTAAGGTTGACGGATCGGTGGCTGGGGACTATAGTAAACGGGTTAAGGCATTGGGCAAACGACATGATTTCGAGTTCCCCGTTCTTGAATTTCAGATCCGCTTGCATccatttttggttttcttgaatCTATGAgttgttggaaccacgttagtataaccgtcactgatcatgtatcattcctgatatgataattgacgataactgaaatccttatgtctagtaaatatatgatgggcgtatttactcttagaaaCGTAGTATaaggtttcccattaggtgattgtaatgtaactaagaggacgaatggtacacacattaaacaccaaaagggttgaatgtgtaaatactaaagggttgaatgtgtaattactcttattataaatagagggtaattaaccctaagttaaggttaatcccaacacacataataccctaattttcgtgtgtctctcctctctaaattcgtgcgtcatgttccagccgaattactcatcccattattactcaatcaccttgttatgggaacccgaaatcaatagcaattatgttttatactcttacaggttccacaagACGATTggagatgttttatcactcaaatcgaatcatgtttattccaacatgagTTGGTAATGAAGTGGTAGATTTGGTTGTGAAAGAAGTACGTAACATAGTAGAAATGACTATGTTTTACTTGGGTTAAAAGTGTGTAAATTATAGAAGAAagtgatattttttatttaaactgaGTAACAGACGGATTTTTTTAAACGGACATATAACCGTTTGAAACACCCTCTCTCCATTAATCGTCACCAGGTTATCAAACCGTCAAATTGCCATCCAACCTTAAATGCTTATCGGTGGCGTGTTCCTTGCAGGTTTGGGGATACCATTGATAAATCAAACCCCCACTCAGGGTGCCtttaatattttcaaatatataatatatttcacGCAATCAAGCATAGATTGACGCCTTATCGAATTGTAAGACAAGTGACAATCAACATCATTCATTTCGATCACAAACTAATCAATCTTGTCttattatatattcttttgtGTATATGTTTTGCAACTTGTATAGATGCTTTTATTTatgataatttatattttgtttgtaatttgtttaataaaaaaggCATTATCCACATTGTTCATAAACGTAAGTTTCACGAATACATATCCATCCAAATAAAGACACCATCCTTCATTGTGGGTTGCAGGGATCACATTGATTATAAGATGGGCCACAATACCTAGAAATTCAtcgtaaagttattttatatacattgtACGACTACTATGTAATCTGTTTCTTACACAAGTTTTTAGTTTGAAATTAACATCGTCATAATACCTAGCACGTTTTATATTGTCGTGGTCACATCACATAAGTACGCATCTAGTTGTGAGTAAAAGGAACCACGCTACTTTACTAACACATAATATGTGTATTTTCAAGTTGAACTATAGGGTTTTTAGTTGCAAATATCTGCAAAGTTGGTGACTTAGGTTAGGCATATGGCTTCAGAGAGACATACCTCAAATTTTTATGAAACTACAACTACAAACACACTAACATCATATGACCATTAATCTATACTACAATGTTATAATTGAGATAAATAATGTCTTAGTTATCTCAATTGTTAAAACACTTTTTAAAGTAAATGTTGatttatcaattatttttaatttgagttTGACTATTGTTAAATTATCTAATGCATGGTGACCATCCATTTCaatttatattatgtaaaaaacagGTAATTTTACTattcatcaaattttattttaaaagatttggTTTATACTTAGGTTAACCAATGCCAATATAGAAGTTTCTTTAATAACTGACTTTATGTAAGATTAGAAGAGTTTGAAAAGAATAACATCACCAAACGATATATACATCAAAATCTGGTAAGAAAACTACCATAATGACTCAAAACGAAACAGGCAAAACGTTAAAATAACCAGTCTACAATAATCCAATAAACTAGCCAAGAAGCAAGTGAAAAGTTCCTGGACaatgtttgaactttgaagttcCCTCAATTCCTCAAAGATACATGGCACCAAATAATGTTCACGAAAAAAAGGAATTGTACATCTAACTGGCCCATCAAGTCATTAACCCAAGCCTATTATGCGTAGGCTGAATTAGTAGGCCCATCTAAGTTCTATCACTTTCGGCcctctttattatattattattttatttatttaaaaactaagaTATAGCGATCATAGTTGGAGGCCGAAAAGAAAGTCGTCAATTAGCGTCAAGTGTCGTGCAcaattttttaatcatattggTATTCTTTCTTATAGAAACCATGTGTCTTTTAATCATATCTATCAATTTGCTCACTTGATAAAGTCGTttaacttttgttattttttgttattgaacaAGATGATAATTACTCCGCGTTGTTGGGCATTTATATTCTAATTTGGTTAATCGTAATTTAATCCTTACATCAACACAAACCAACATATTTTCAtaacaaattaatgatataaaaaaattgggATAAAACGAAGCAAATGAATGAGGTTTACTCAGCGACCAAGTGCGCCACATGttataaaattgttaaaatttattCTGCAATTTGGTAGCTAAAGgaaaagattttcaaaatcttgaagTTGAAGCTTAAAATCCATAGCTTATTCACTATAAAACAATGTTGGGTAATATGTTTTAGTAGAAAACCAAGTCGCTAATGTAGAGCGTATTTGATAACAAGTGTGAAACGTGCACAATCTTTTGAATGAACATAGTCATGATCCGCAATAAAAATCCTTATATAGTGAACCAATGTTGTAAAATCATAGTATTTTGCTACTTAAAAATACATAGGTAAGTCGACCAACCGAAACTCATACAAGAAATGAAATCCCAAAAACGATCAATAAATTGAAAGCAACGTAATGTTATAGAATACTATTTGATTTGATGGTGATCAATCACTAAATGTCAAGCAGAATTAAAAATGCAGAAACAGCTTTAAAACGTGAGATacgttaataaaaaaaatacaacattttttttacggataataatatcatatatgtcattgGTAAACctgaaaatatcatatatgtctaattaaattttaaaatatcaaaattgtCATTATTAAGTTTGAAATATAGTCCTTCCGTCCCATTAAATATGTTcagttttgaatattcaaattctattttattgtaaatttaatcttaaatatcTTTTATTGGATTGTATAATACTTGGCGAAAGTTATACTCAATGAAAACACATCTAAACCTCTATCtgttcatataactttcatcaaagtTTATGCattataagtaaaaatatttttggtcaaagttgtaaaaaaaggactttgaaatttaaaacttgacATTTTTAATGTGACAGAGGGAGTATcaaatttaccaaaatatttaaagataatcaaaataaaacaataaaattctttataattgtaaaaaaaaataaaaaaaataacgttAACAATTGACAATTATACCCTTTTTGTTATAATCcttttttgataaaatatacATTATAAAGATCTTTATTCTCATTGCATTTCCATTTGCTGCAATAAGAGCCCACCACGTTCCATTAAAATTTTGACATGGCAATGTATAAGACTATCCGTATCGGTGATTTATGATGAAGGATTGtgcattataataataataattaaagtgGTCTTGCAATCTCTCACAATCTCTCTCCCAATTCAAACTGAGTTTGTTCCACCAAACCATATAGGTGGAGCTTTTTCATTGGTGCCAGTTATTATAACCAAAGTGGTCTTGCAATCTGTCACATAagacttgttttatttttttaatataatatgagGCGAACCAAATATTAGATCACCGATGTGGGTGGTCTAAAGTAAAGAAACGAAAGAATCACTCTACCTATTTGTATTTTTGTGACATTTGAAGTCTTCCGAATATCCATCGCATGTTAATTCCCTCTTGATGTTACCATCAATTCAGTTTACAAAAACATTTACTATATCAACCAATTATAGCATTTAAACAGTATACACGCACAGTACATACACTCatacaataatatatgtttCTTTACCAAAAGCCATATTAACAAAGCCActcaattaaaattaataaagaatGATTACTTCATAAAAAATAGATTAAGTACTTGATATGGAAATCCATCATAACGGAAAATATGATTATTAGGGATTATAACAAAGACGGTGTAATTGTCAATTGCAaatgtttgtttatatttttaaaggattttattgtatattttgattatctttaatcatttgggtaaatttgatatatttcaaGTTTATCAATcacatttttgatatttataaatttaattgggcatatatgatattttcaaaattattaatggcatatatgaaattattttttttttttagaataataATAGATGTaggttgttaaataaaataaaaaagacatagAAACTTGTTTGTATTTAGATAATAAAACACAAAACACATGGTAGAAGTGACTTTTATTGTTAAATTCTAAAAAACAATTGTCTTTATTGCATTTTTTTCTCTGGGGTCGAGACTTATTCATTTTCATGTTTTGGTCACCAAGATAAAAGACCTCTTTGGTCACTCAGACCCATCTTTAAGACAATAAGACCATCTCCTTTGAATTCGATTATTCGTCTTTATTCTAttgagattttgattttttattgtgaattcataattatttttttccacaaattattttgatttattaaagTGTTATTTTTGACGTCAGGTATATCTTTTTGGATGATGAGACGAAGTGTTTAACTCCGTCCGTGATATTCTTTG
The Erigeron canadensis isolate Cc75 chromosome 2, C_canadensis_v1, whole genome shotgun sequence DNA segment above includes these coding regions:
- the LOC122587034 gene encoding CBS domain-containing protein CBSX1, chloroplastic-like encodes the protein MASIAPTLLDHHRLSSSLSHQFHRSTTALFLRQLPCLISSPPSLLSTHSSFSSSSSSTLTLPPRRPNFIISASATLTSNSVPPRNGVLIVGDFMTTKDELQVVKPTTTVDEALEALVAHRITGFPVIDDDWKLVGLVSDYDLLALDSVSGATRSDTNMFPEVDSTWKTFNEVQKLLSKTDGKVVGDLMTPAPLVVRENTNLEDAARLLLETKYRRLPVVDGDGKLVGIITRGNVVRAALQIKKASEMQT